One genomic segment of Halomarina pelagica includes these proteins:
- a CDS encoding carbohydrate ABC transporter permease → MSTDTDRQWRFETAQQGLNWEQHYKPVLKYVALAVLMAWMLLPLYYTFVNSLKTPEMIFTTPLGIPWVTFQPVPWSGRNAWRTMWGAFPFVQYTLATFVVSVGTAGLATVSAVFAAYAFARLDFPFKNGLFVLSVAGFAFPVVLLAIPIFVLLQQLQLLNTYTGMILAFTAFTLPYNIWLLRGFFEDLPRNLEEAARVDGCTQIGAFFRVILPLSRPAIASVFLLAFLLAWHNFLMAFIIGQDPLHTTLPVAILELQGTFFVRNFHYLMAATFLTMLVPITMYMYLQKYLVEGLSSGGGVKG, encoded by the coding sequence ATGAGCACCGACACCGATCGGCAGTGGCGGTTCGAGACGGCCCAGCAGGGGCTGAACTGGGAGCAGCACTACAAGCCCGTCCTCAAGTACGTCGCGCTGGCGGTCCTGATGGCGTGGATGCTCCTGCCGCTCTACTACACCTTCGTCAACTCGCTGAAGACGCCCGAGATGATCTTCACCACGCCGCTCGGCATCCCGTGGGTCACCTTCCAGCCCGTGCCGTGGAGCGGGCGGAACGCGTGGCGGACGATGTGGGGCGCGTTCCCGTTCGTCCAGTACACGCTGGCGACGTTCGTCGTCAGCGTCGGGACGGCGGGGCTGGCGACGGTGTCCGCGGTCTTCGCCGCCTACGCCTTCGCGCGCCTCGACTTCCCGTTCAAGAACGGGCTGTTCGTGCTCAGCGTCGCCGGGTTCGCGTTCCCCGTCGTGCTGCTGGCGATCCCGATCTTCGTCCTCCTCCAGCAGTTGCAACTGCTCAACACCTACACGGGGATGATCCTCGCGTTCACCGCGTTCACCCTGCCCTACAACATCTGGCTGTTGCGGGGCTTCTTCGAGGACCTCCCGCGGAACTTAGAGGAGGCGGCGCGCGTCGACGGCTGCACCCAGATCGGCGCGTTCTTCCGCGTCATCCTCCCGCTCTCGCGCCCGGCGATCGCGAGCGTCTTCCTGCTCGCGTTCCTGCTCGCGTGGCACAACTTCCTGATGGCGTTCATCATCGGACAGGACCCACTCCACACCACGCTCCCCGTCGCCATCCTCGAACTCCAGGGGACCTTCTTCGTCCGGAACTTCCACTACCTCATGGCGGCCACGTTCCTCACCATGCTCGTGCCCATCACGATGTACATGTACCTGCAGAAGTACCTGGTCGAGGGGCTCTCCTCGGGCGGCGGCGTCAAGGGGTGA
- a CDS encoding alkaline phosphatase family protein, with translation MDSRDRTRVVVCLDGMDPAYLAATDTPGWDAVAAEGAAGECDCVVPSLTNVNNVSIVTGSFPADHGVTGNTYYDPDRGDLVYMEDPAYVRCETRLQAFAAAGETVAALVAKDKLRRMVGRGCAVAASAEDPPAALVEAVGPPPDIYSGEASGWLLDAALHVLDDLCPDVLYVSTTDVVPHKHAPTEDRARAWVERLDEGLAALHDRGVDLVATADHGMNRKSVRVDLDAVAERAGVDATVVRLIRDRHTYHHRNLGGAAYVYSHDGSGGDWLTDVPGVEAVLPRDDAAQRFRLAPDRIGDYLVLGDPDTVFGPVEGGVRAPVDLRTHGSHHERTVPYVTTRDVELRYNVEAFAALDNP, from the coding sequence ATGGACTCCCGCGATCGGACGCGCGTCGTGGTCTGCCTGGACGGGATGGACCCGGCGTACCTCGCGGCGACGGACACGCCCGGCTGGGACGCCGTCGCGGCCGAGGGCGCGGCGGGCGAGTGCGACTGTGTCGTCCCGAGCCTCACGAACGTCAACAACGTGAGCATCGTCACGGGGTCGTTCCCCGCGGACCACGGCGTCACCGGTAACACCTACTACGACCCCGACCGGGGGGATCTCGTCTACATGGAGGACCCGGCGTACGTCCGCTGCGAGACGAGGTTGCAGGCGTTCGCGGCGGCGGGCGAGACCGTCGCGGCGCTGGTCGCGAAGGACAAACTGCGGCGCATGGTCGGGCGGGGCTGCGCCGTCGCGGCCAGCGCGGAGGACCCGCCCGCGGCGCTGGTCGAGGCGGTCGGGCCGCCCCCCGACATCTACTCCGGCGAGGCGAGCGGGTGGCTCCTCGACGCCGCGCTCCACGTCCTCGACGACCTGTGCCCGGACGTGCTCTACGTCTCGACAACCGACGTGGTGCCGCACAAGCACGCGCCGACGGAGGACCGGGCGAGGGCGTGGGTCGAACGCCTCGACGAGGGGCTGGCCGCGCTCCACGACCGCGGCGTCGACCTCGTGGCGACGGCGGACCACGGCATGAACCGCAAGTCGGTCCGGGTCGACCTCGACGCGGTCGCGGAGCGGGCGGGCGTCGACGCCACCGTCGTCCGGCTCATCCGCGACCGGCACACCTACCACCACCGGAACCTCGGCGGCGCGGCGTACGTCTACAGCCACGACGGTAGCGGGGGGGACTGGCTGACCGACGTACCGGGCGTCGAGGCGGTCCTCCCGCGGGACGACGCGGCCCAGCGCTTTCGGCTCGCGCCGGACCGGATCGGAGACTACCTCGTCCTCGGCGATCCGGACACCGTGTTCGGCCCCGTCGAGGGGGGCGTCCGCGCACCCGTCGACCTCCGGACGCACGGTTCGCACCACGAGCGGACCGTCCCGTACGTCACCACGCGCGACGTCGAACTGCGGTACAACGTCGAGGCGTTCGCCGCCCTCGACAATCCGTGA
- a CDS encoding MaoC family dehydratase, whose amino-acid sequence MADDNERRLAGGWEGRYYEDFAVGDIYKHPYGRTVTETDNVWFTNVTMNVNPMHFNEAYAAETEFGERLVDGTFVIALAVGMSVIDVSMNATANLGYDDVRHHAPVYHGDTLFAESEVLAKRESDSREHVGLVTTELRTYNQDDTLVLSLERTPMVLKREHARPSPARPTGWPDGVGTQPEDL is encoded by the coding sequence ATGGCAGACGACAACGAGAGACGCCTCGCCGGCGGGTGGGAGGGGCGCTACTACGAGGATTTCGCGGTGGGCGACATTTATAAACACCCGTACGGGCGGACGGTGACGGAGACGGACAACGTGTGGTTTACGAACGTGACGATGAACGTGAACCCGATGCACTTCAACGAGGCGTACGCCGCCGAGACGGAGTTCGGCGAGCGCCTCGTCGACGGCACGTTCGTCATCGCGCTGGCGGTGGGCATGAGCGTGATCGACGTCTCGATGAACGCGACGGCGAACCTCGGCTACGACGACGTCCGACACCACGCGCCGGTCTACCACGGCGACACCCTCTTCGCCGAGAGCGAAGTGCTCGCGAAACGCGAGTCGGACTCGCGCGAGCACGTGGGACTCGTCACCACCGAACTGCGGACGTACAATCAGGACGATACGCTGGTGCTGTCGCTCGAGCGGACGCCGATGGTGCTCAAGCGCGAGCACGCCCGGCCCTCGCCCGCCCGGCCGACCGGGTGGCCCGACGGCGTCGGCACCCAGCCCGAGGACCTCTAG
- a CDS encoding cupin domain-containing protein: MGDGYHRVSLTDLETNPEKPGRRWEVSPALGVEDYNLNVAVLAPGERLSQNAYHYHDDQEEVYYVVDGTVRVEVEDGSFDAATDDAVRFEAGVPHLFHNPFDAPCKLVAIGSPPEGRYPVRQVRSYDDLLAERYGERRKNG, translated from the coding sequence ATGGGAGACGGTTACCACCGCGTGTCGCTGACCGATCTCGAGACGAACCCGGAGAAGCCGGGACGACGCTGGGAGGTCTCGCCGGCGCTCGGCGTCGAGGACTACAACCTCAACGTCGCCGTGCTCGCCCCCGGCGAGCGCCTCTCGCAGAACGCCTACCACTACCACGACGATCAGGAGGAGGTGTACTACGTCGTCGACGGGACGGTGCGCGTCGAGGTCGAGGACGGCTCGTTCGACGCGGCGACCGACGACGCGGTCCGGTTCGAGGCGGGCGTCCCGCACCTGTTTCACAACCCGTTCGACGCGCCGTGCAAGCTGGTCGCGATCGGCAGTCCCCCGGAGGGGCGCTATCCGGTCAGGCAGGTCCGGAGCTACGACGACCTGCTCGCCGAGCGGTACGGGGAGCGTCGGAAGAACGGGTAG
- a CDS encoding MmgE/PrpD family protein: MDETTALASFAVSTELSDVPEPEIDHAKRAVRDYLGVAVYGSRHEVGDRIAAYVEASSPGTDATVFARGSASAPGAALANGTFGHAIDYDDTFESIVIHPTSPVFAAALAAAERADADGRALLAGYAVGVETAFRVGHATYPSHYDNGWHSTGTVGSFGAAAAAASVLGLSVEETRHAFGVVASGSSSLKRNFGSMTKPLHAGHAAQIGVRAALLAREGFTADPSVLSGEIGYGAVMTPGGGYDPGEITDGLGETWSLTDVGFKPYPSGVITHAAMDALRGIVEREDLAPADVASITVALDDAASEMLIHADPQNALQAKFSIEFCLAAVLRERDAGVREFTDEYVAEAETRDAIARVERAFEPNLFGAEFAGYGARVTVETTDGEEHVAEERHAPGGPTNPVSEARLRAKFDECAGTVLGADDADALAAAVVDLESDGALSDLLDVLRVDRTA; the protein is encoded by the coding sequence ATGGACGAGACAACCGCGCTCGCGTCGTTCGCCGTCTCGACTGAGCTGTCGGACGTGCCCGAACCGGAGATCGACCACGCAAAACGCGCCGTCCGCGACTACCTCGGCGTCGCCGTCTACGGCTCGCGCCACGAGGTCGGCGACCGGATCGCGGCGTACGTCGAGGCGTCGTCGCCGGGGACCGACGCGACCGTGTTCGCCCGCGGGTCGGCCAGCGCGCCGGGCGCGGCGCTGGCGAACGGCACCTTCGGCCACGCCATCGACTACGACGACACCTTCGAGTCGATCGTCATCCACCCGACCTCGCCCGTCTTCGCCGCGGCGCTCGCGGCGGCGGAGCGCGCCGACGCCGACGGGCGCGCCCTCCTGGCCGGCTACGCAGTCGGCGTCGAGACCGCCTTCCGCGTCGGCCACGCGACCTACCCGAGTCACTACGACAACGGGTGGCACAGCACCGGCACCGTCGGGAGCTTCGGCGCGGCGGCGGCCGCCGCCTCGGTGCTCGGTCTCTCCGTCGAGGAGACGCGCCACGCGTTCGGCGTCGTCGCCTCCGGGTCGTCGTCGCTGAAGAGGAACTTCGGCTCCATGACCAAGCCGCTGCACGCCGGCCACGCCGCGCAGATCGGGGTCCGCGCCGCGCTCCTCGCGCGGGAGGGGTTCACCGCGGACCCGAGCGTGCTGTCGGGGGAGATCGGCTACGGCGCGGTCATGACGCCCGGCGGGGGCTACGACCCCGGCGAGATCACCGACGGCCTCGGCGAGACGTGGTCGCTCACCGACGTCGGGTTCAAGCCCTACCCCTCGGGCGTCATCACCCACGCCGCGATGGACGCCCTCCGGGGGATCGTCGAGCGGGAGGACCTCGCGCCGGCGGACGTGGCGTCGATCACCGTCGCGCTCGACGACGCGGCGAGCGAGATGTTGATCCACGCGGATCCGCAGAACGCGCTCCAGGCGAAGTTCTCGATCGAGTTCTGCCTCGCCGCCGTCCTCCGCGAGCGCGACGCCGGCGTCCGCGAGTTCACCGACGAGTACGTCGCCGAGGCCGAGACGCGCGACGCCATCGCCAGGGTCGAGCGGGCGTTCGAGCCGAACCTCTTCGGGGCCGAGTTCGCCGGCTACGGCGCGCGCGTGACCGTCGAGACGACCGACGGCGAGGAGCACGTCGCGGAGGAGCGCCACGCCCCCGGCGGCCCGACGAACCCCGTGAGCGAGGCGCGACTGCGGGCGAAGTTCGACGAGTGCGCCGGGACCGTGCTCGGGGCGGACGACGCCGACGCGCTGGCCGCGGCGGTGGTCGACCTCGAGTCCGACGGAGCCCTCTCGGACCTGCTCGACGTTCTTCGGGTGGACCGGACAGCATGA
- a CDS encoding acyl-CoA dehydrogenase family protein — translation MSQLSVDGLALSDEQRLVRRSVREICESFDRAYWRERDASGEYPREFVDALAENGWLGALVPEEYGGAGMGTSEVVVMMDEIAAGGGGFSAAQAVHGGIYNSVPLVKYGSDEMKEALLPKVAAGEASIQAFGLTEPNAGSDSTSIETAAERDGDEWVVNGQKIWTSRVDVSDYLVLVARTTPKDDVEKKTRGISMFLVDLEAAYEQGGLEVEEIPKSASGFVHSFEMWFDDLRLPESALIGTEGEGFYQVLDGLNEERLVIAAECVGLGRLAIERGVAYANEREVFGRPIGQNQAIQHPLAEAYARVQAARQLTYDAADRADGAAEGERGSDDARAAIGARANVAKFLAAEACFAAADAAVQAHGGFGVAREYDVERYFREARLTRLVPITQQLALNYIGERVLGMPRSY, via the coding sequence ATGAGTCAGCTATCGGTGGACGGCCTCGCGCTGTCCGACGAGCAGCGGCTGGTGCGGAGGAGCGTCCGCGAGATCTGCGAGAGCTTCGATCGGGCCTACTGGCGCGAGCGCGACGCTTCCGGCGAGTACCCCCGCGAGTTCGTCGACGCGCTCGCCGAGAACGGGTGGCTCGGCGCGCTCGTTCCGGAGGAGTACGGCGGCGCGGGGATGGGTACCAGCGAGGTGGTGGTGATGATGGACGAGATCGCGGCCGGGGGCGGCGGCTTCAGCGCCGCGCAAGCCGTCCACGGCGGGATCTACAACTCGGTCCCCCTCGTGAAGTACGGGAGCGACGAGATGAAGGAGGCGCTGCTGCCGAAGGTCGCGGCGGGCGAGGCGTCGATCCAGGCGTTCGGACTCACCGAGCCGAACGCCGGGTCGGACTCGACCTCGATCGAGACGGCCGCGGAGCGCGACGGCGACGAGTGGGTCGTCAACGGCCAGAAGATCTGGACCTCGCGGGTGGACGTGAGCGACTACCTCGTGCTCGTCGCGCGAACGACGCCGAAGGACGACGTCGAGAAGAAGACCCGCGGCATCTCGATGTTCCTCGTCGATCTCGAGGCGGCGTACGAGCAGGGCGGGCTGGAGGTCGAGGAGATCCCGAAGTCGGCGAGCGGCTTCGTCCACTCCTTCGAGATGTGGTTCGACGACCTCCGCCTGCCCGAATCGGCGCTGATCGGCACCGAGGGCGAGGGGTTCTACCAGGTGCTCGACGGCCTCAACGAGGAGCGCCTCGTCATCGCCGCCGAGTGCGTCGGCCTCGGCCGCCTCGCGATCGAGCGCGGCGTGGCGTACGCCAACGAGCGCGAGGTGTTCGGTCGCCCGATCGGGCAGAACCAGGCGATCCAGCACCCGCTCGCGGAGGCGTATGCCCGCGTGCAGGCCGCGAGGCAACTGACCTACGACGCGGCGGACCGGGCGGACGGTGCGGCCGAGGGGGAACGGGGGTCGGACGACGCGCGCGCCGCGATCGGCGCGCGGGCGAACGTGGCGAAGTTCCTGGCGGCGGAGGCCTGCTTCGCGGCGGCCGACGCGGCCGTCCAGGCCCACGGGGGCTTCGGCGTCGCGAGGGAGTACGACGTCGAACGCTACTTCCGCGAGGCCCGGCTGACCCGCCTCGTCCCGATCACCCAGCAGCTGGCGCTCAACTACATCGGCGAGCGGGTGCTCGGCATGCCACGGTCGTACTGA
- a CDS encoding ABC transporter substrate-binding protein, with the protein MTGNDGGSIGRRHFLKTAGAGAALVTTGLAGCMGGGGGNGNGGGGAQTGGTGKPTLDVWLSYYTEGETKRQYTDQVVKKFQKETGITINIKGVPYTDVVKKLRAARASGDVPHLVEVMTRPGVLAGGAGLVVNDLWESSSLADKTADTIMNGHRVWGSQSTGKEGNLVTFPLGFRPFFTAWRTDWLKAAGIDETEVNHEAGSLHWYDDVQPIYEKLKNSSMGKKGDHYPDTTGMKSSDEEYMSLYIPQFGGSLSGVVNVTGDEATIDTKEAREAIKFQFDFIDKGLFHPNSINHGDEESTTLHWSGKTAVNHLQDSTDLWGDYLEEQGDAMRNGQYTWGLPMNGGTKAALAWLPSVGFMKEGFTNQKEKDAAVTFLEWWIGDSKRAVKNAEKLGFVPVTPDAIQKEDFFAKTKMHEEFWRGACMKTLKEIKPAVIPAVRGANAITYDIPRSMHQRIHAGTPVEEATAQAAKEINDLLKQNQTA; encoded by the coding sequence ATGACAGGCAATGACGGCGGATCGATCGGTAGGCGTCACTTTCTGAAGACGGCCGGTGCCGGTGCCGCGCTGGTGACGACAGGGCTGGCCGGTTGCATGGGCGGCGGCGGCGGAAACGGGAACGGAGGCGGTGGCGCACAGACCGGGGGAACGGGCAAGCCGACGCTCGACGTCTGGCTCTCGTACTACACCGAGGGGGAGACGAAGCGCCAGTACACCGACCAGGTGGTGAAGAAGTTCCAGAAGGAGACCGGCATCACGATCAACATAAAGGGAGTGCCGTACACGGACGTCGTGAAGAAGCTCCGGGCGGCCCGGGCGAGCGGCGACGTCCCCCACCTCGTCGAGGTGATGACGCGACCGGGCGTGCTCGCCGGCGGGGCCGGCCTCGTGGTCAACGACCTCTGGGAGAGTTCGTCGCTGGCCGACAAGACGGCCGACACGATCATGAACGGCCACAGGGTCTGGGGCTCTCAATCGACGGGGAAGGAGGGCAACCTCGTGACCTTCCCGCTCGGGTTCCGTCCCTTCTTCACCGCCTGGCGCACCGACTGGCTGAAGGCGGCGGGCATCGACGAGACGGAGGTCAACCACGAGGCCGGGAGCCTCCACTGGTACGACGACGTGCAGCCGATCTACGAGAAGCTCAAGAACAGCTCCATGGGCAAGAAAGGCGACCACTACCCCGACACGACCGGGATGAAATCGAGCGACGAGGAGTACATGTCGCTCTACATCCCGCAGTTCGGCGGGTCGCTGTCGGGCGTCGTCAACGTCACGGGCGACGAGGCGACGATCGACACGAAGGAGGCGCGCGAGGCGATCAAGTTCCAGTTCGACTTCATCGACAAGGGGCTGTTCCACCCCAACTCGATCAACCACGGCGACGAGGAGTCCACCACGCTCCACTGGTCCGGGAAGACGGCGGTGAACCACCTCCAGGACTCGACTGACCTCTGGGGCGACTACCTCGAGGAGCAGGGCGACGCGATGCGGAACGGTCAGTACACGTGGGGACTGCCGATGAACGGCGGCACCAAGGCCGCGCTAGCGTGGCTCCCCTCCGTCGGGTTCATGAAGGAGGGCTTCACCAACCAGAAGGAGAAGGACGCGGCCGTAACGTTCCTCGAGTGGTGGATCGGCGACTCCAAGCGCGCCGTGAAGAACGCCGAGAAACTCGGGTTCGTCCCGGTGACGCCCGACGCCATCCAGAAGGAGGACTTCTTCGCGAAGACGAAGATGCACGAGGAGTTCTGGCGCGGGGCCTGCATGAAGACGCTCAAGGAGATCAAGCCGGCCGTCATCCCCGCCGTCAGGGGGGCGAACGCGATCACCTACGACATCCCGCGCTCGATGCACCAGCGCATCCACGCCGGGACCCCCGTCGAGGAGGCGACCGCGCAGGCGGCGAAGGAGATCAACGACCTCCTGAAGCAGAACCAGACCGCGTAA